The following proteins are encoded in a genomic region of Desulfosporosinus youngiae DSM 17734:
- a CDS encoding (Fe-S)-binding protein has translation MSVYDSLDSITGELHKCMKCGNCMAVCPIYKETRQEVGVARGKISLAEFILSGEIEMTKGMGDRFSLCTTCMACNTNCPCGVRFDKIILAARAEAVRKKGLQSAKKIAFTALKMQRVFDFGMKAGSIFQGVALKNIPNRHSKLARMRVDVGIGKEKVFPMLAKKTLRSQFPEVIKVKNPKLRVGFFTGCMINYFYTDIGKAVIEVLRENDIEVVIPKSQACCGIPASVNGDVDSARTLAKRNLRAFEKVGADALVVACSSGGTAWKHVFGELLENDHELKALADQWAKKSYDISEFLIHQVPFKKEGLGRVARKVTYHEPCHLNRGQGISKEPREILKSIPGVELVEMKEPGRCCGMAGSFSLIHPDLSGQISDRKTADIQMTHTDTVATGCPACRLQLQSGVENAGFDEEVLHTVQILAESYRAGKKN, from the coding sequence GTGTCCGTATATGATTCACTGGATTCGATTACCGGAGAACTCCATAAATGTATGAAATGCGGAAATTGCATGGCGGTATGCCCCATTTACAAGGAAACCCGTCAGGAAGTCGGAGTTGCCAGGGGAAAAATCAGTTTAGCGGAATTCATTCTCTCCGGCGAAATAGAGATGACGAAGGGCATGGGGGATCGTTTTTCCCTTTGTACGACCTGTATGGCTTGTAATACCAACTGTCCCTGTGGGGTTCGGTTCGATAAAATTATTCTGGCAGCAAGAGCGGAAGCCGTCCGTAAAAAAGGACTGCAGTCGGCCAAAAAAATTGCCTTTACTGCCTTGAAGATGCAACGGGTGTTTGATTTTGGGATGAAGGCGGGAAGTATTTTCCAGGGTGTTGCCTTAAAAAACATACCGAACCGGCACAGCAAATTGGCACGTATGCGCGTGGATGTGGGGATAGGTAAAGAGAAAGTCTTCCCCATGCTGGCCAAGAAGACCTTGCGTTCCCAGTTCCCTGAAGTGATCAAGGTTAAAAACCCTAAGCTGAGAGTCGGGTTCTTTACGGGCTGCATGATTAACTATTTTTACACGGACATCGGTAAAGCGGTGATCGAGGTGCTTAGGGAAAATGACATTGAGGTCGTTATTCCTAAGTCTCAGGCTTGTTGCGGTATCCCGGCCTCGGTCAATGGGGATGTGGATTCAGCACGGACTTTGGCCAAACGCAATTTGCGGGCCTTTGAGAAGGTGGGGGCGGATGCCTTAGTGGTAGCCTGTTCTTCAGGTGGTACTGCCTGGAAGCATGTTTTTGGAGAGCTGCTGGAAAATGATCACGAACTTAAAGCCCTGGCGGATCAATGGGCTAAAAAATCCTATGATATTTCTGAGTTTCTGATTCATCAAGTTCCCTTTAAGAAAGAAGGTTTGGGCCGGGTAGCGCGTAAAGTGACCTATCATGAACCGTGCCACTTAAACCGGGGACAGGGGATTAGTAAGGAACCCCGGGAGATTTTAAAAAGCATCCCCGGTGTGGAATTGGTTGAAATGAAAGAGCCGGGCCGCTGTTGCGGTATGGCAGGATCATTCAGCCTTATCCACCCGGATCTCTCCGGACAGATTTCTGATCGTAAAACAGCAGATATCCAGATGACCCATACGGATACCGTAGCAACGGGTTGTCCGGCTTGCCGGCTGCAGCTGCAAAGCGGGGTGGAGAATGCCGGATTTGACGAAGAAGTATTGCATACGGTTCAAATCCTGGCTGAGTCTTATCGGGCCGGTAAGAAGAATTGA
- a CDS encoding FAD-binding oxidoreductase — protein MLAREVLDELVRVLGRENVLTEQEDLLTYAYDATAAMKHHKPDVVVAPLSTEQVADVVKIALRYQVPIYTRGSGTNLSGGTIPIAGGIVLSMLNLNKILEVDQDNLTATVQPGVIIQALNDEAAKHGLLYPPDPGTVTTATMGGSVSECSGGLRGLKYGVTKHYIMGLQIVLANGEVIRWGGKTVKNVTGYDLVALFTGAEGTLGIITEIIVKLIPAPEARKSILAVFDDLDKAGRAIAAIIRNKIIPATLEILDNVTIQTVENFVHAGLPMDAEAVLLCEVDGYKEVVQREAVLVERILKVEGAVQVNIAKDDKERDLLWLARRSALPALAQKRPTTVLEDATVPRSKIPDMIKAIRRIAIKHNLQIATFGHAGDGNLHPTILTDEREAEEMKRVHLAVDEIFETALALGGTLSGEHGIGIAKMKYLNREFGEAGVAALRRLKEALDPNYLLNPGKIVRRD, from the coding sequence ATGTTAGCTCGTGAAGTTTTGGATGAACTTGTTCGAGTGCTCGGTCGTGAAAATGTCCTCACAGAGCAGGAAGACTTATTGACCTATGCTTATGACGCAACTGCGGCGATGAAACATCATAAGCCGGATGTCGTGGTTGCACCTCTATCGACTGAACAGGTGGCAGATGTGGTGAAAATCGCCCTGCGTTACCAGGTCCCTATTTATACACGTGGTTCCGGAACGAACCTTAGCGGGGGAACGATTCCCATTGCAGGAGGTATCGTTCTCTCTATGCTCAACCTCAACAAAATTCTGGAAGTAGACCAGGATAATTTAACGGCAACCGTTCAGCCTGGGGTGATCATTCAGGCTCTCAATGATGAAGCGGCAAAACACGGTTTATTGTATCCGCCGGACCCCGGCACCGTCACCACAGCAACTATGGGCGGCTCGGTTTCAGAGTGTTCAGGTGGATTGCGCGGCCTGAAATATGGTGTAACCAAACATTATATTATGGGCTTGCAAATAGTCCTGGCCAATGGAGAAGTCATTCGTTGGGGCGGAAAAACGGTCAAGAACGTGACCGGGTATGATTTAGTGGCTCTCTTTACCGGGGCTGAAGGAACCTTGGGAATTATCACTGAAATAATCGTCAAATTAATTCCGGCTCCGGAAGCACGTAAGAGCATTTTGGCGGTCTTTGATGACCTTGATAAAGCCGGGAGGGCCATCGCAGCCATTATTCGCAATAAAATTATTCCGGCGACCCTGGAGATCCTGGATAATGTGACGATTCAGACCGTGGAAAACTTTGTCCATGCGGGACTCCCCATGGACGCGGAAGCAGTCCTCTTATGTGAAGTGGACGGCTACAAGGAAGTTGTCCAACGGGAAGCTGTTTTGGTGGAACGAATTCTGAAAGTAGAAGGAGCCGTTCAGGTAAACATAGCTAAAGATGATAAAGAGCGCGACCTTTTGTGGCTGGCTCGCCGCAGCGCCCTGCCTGCTCTCGCTCAAAAACGGCCGACCACCGTACTTGAAGATGCCACCGTTCCCCGGAGTAAAATTCCGGATATGATTAAAGCCATCCGTCGAATTGCCATAAAACACAATCTGCAAATTGCTACCTTCGGGCATGCGGGAGACGGAAATCTGCATCCCACCATTTTAACCGATGAACGGGAAGCAGAAGAAATGAAACGAGTGCACCTGGCAGTGGATGAGATTTTCGAAACGGCGCTGGCCCTGGGCGGAACCCTTTCCGGTGAACATGGGATTGGTATTGCAAAAATGAAATATCTGAACCGGGAATTTGGGGAAGCAGGGGTGGCAGCCTTGCGGCGCCTTAAAGAAGCCCTGGATCCCAACTATTTGCTGAACCCTGGGAAGATTGTAAGGAGGGACTGA
- a CDS encoding 2-hydroxyacyl-CoA dehydratase subunit D: MSRIETIISELTSIANNPRQAMEDYKKETGKGSVGVMPYYAPEEIIHAAGYLPVGIWGGQKSISKARAYLPPFACSIMQSVVEMQLEGVYDDLEAVLFPVPCDTLKCLSQKWKGTSPVIVLTHPQNRKLEAANKFLAEEYRLVREKLEKILNVKITDEALNQSIEIYNENRKVMREFTEIAANYPNIIDPVKRHALIKARFFMEKAKHTALVKELNAELKALPVEAFTGKKVVLTGIMAEPNEVLDILQDNGFAVVADDLAQESRLFRNDVPSGTDPLYRLAKWWQEFDGCSLAVDAKKPRGPMLMDMVKASKADAVVVCMMKFCDPEEFDYPIYYRQFEEAGIKSLFIEIDLEPTSFEQTKTRVQSFREML, encoded by the coding sequence ATGAGTAGAATTGAAACGATTATCAGTGAATTAACGTCCATTGCCAATAATCCCCGCCAGGCTATGGAAGATTATAAAAAAGAAACCGGCAAAGGGTCGGTTGGGGTTATGCCTTATTATGCTCCTGAAGAAATCATTCATGCCGCAGGGTATCTGCCCGTAGGTATTTGGGGAGGACAAAAGAGTATTTCCAAGGCCCGGGCCTATTTGCCTCCCTTTGCTTGTTCAATTATGCAATCCGTGGTGGAAATGCAGCTTGAAGGGGTCTATGACGATTTAGAAGCGGTCCTTTTCCCTGTTCCTTGTGACACCTTAAAATGTCTTAGCCAAAAATGGAAAGGAACCTCCCCTGTCATCGTTTTAACTCATCCTCAAAACAGAAAACTGGAAGCAGCCAATAAGTTTCTTGCTGAGGAATATAGGCTTGTGCGTGAAAAACTGGAAAAAATCCTGAATGTTAAGATTACAGACGAGGCACTTAACCAAAGCATTGAAATTTATAACGAAAATCGTAAAGTAATGCGTGAATTTACAGAGATAGCTGCTAATTATCCCAACATTATTGATCCCGTAAAACGTCATGCGCTTATCAAAGCCAGATTCTTTATGGAAAAAGCCAAACATACCGCTCTGGTCAAAGAATTGAATGCAGAGCTTAAAGCGTTACCGGTGGAAGCCTTTACAGGCAAAAAGGTTGTTTTGACAGGCATTATGGCTGAACCCAATGAAGTATTGGACATTTTGCAAGATAACGGTTTTGCTGTTGTGGCAGATGACCTGGCCCAGGAATCCAGACTGTTCAGAAATGATGTTCCCTCAGGGACAGACCCACTCTATCGCTTGGCTAAATGGTGGCAGGAATTCGATGGTTGTTCTCTGGCTGTCGATGCGAAAAAACCAAGAGGCCCCATGCTGATGGATATGGTTAAAGCATCTAAGGCCGATGCCGTTGTGGTTTGCATGATGAAGTTCTGTGACCCTGAAGAATTTGACTATCCAATCTACTACAGACAGTTTGAAGAAGCCGGAATTAAGAGCTTATTTATAGAAATTGACCTGGAACCAACCTCCTTTGAACAGACTAAAACCAGAGTTCAAAGTTTTAGAGAAATGCTGTGA
- a CDS encoding 2-hydroxyacyl-CoA dehydratase subunit D → MTDTTTMSAKELLGFYQEELYEEARQAKKEGKLVCWSASVAPSEFCVAMDVAMIYPETHAAGIGARKGALDVLEVADEKGYNLDTCSYARVNMGYMELLKQEALTGITPEKLEKSPAARIPLPDFVITCNNICNTLLKWYENLAVELNIPCIIIDVPFNHTMPIPQYAKDYIAEQFKEAITQLEEICGRKFDYDKFLKVQEQTQRSVAQWNRIAALSGHKPSPLNGFDLFNYMALIVCARSRDYAEITFKKFADELEENLKNGIYAFKGNEQKRVTWEGIAVWPHLGHTFKGLKNLGNIMTGSAYPGLWNLTYTPGDMSSMAEAYTRIYINTCLDNKVKVLSDVISGGKCDGVIYHQNRSCKLMSLLNVETADILQKQNHLPYVSFDGDQTDPRNFAPAQFDTRIQALDEMMKQNKEGVSNE, encoded by the coding sequence ATGACGGATACAACAACTATGAGTGCCAAAGAATTGTTAGGTTTCTATCAGGAAGAATTGTATGAAGAAGCGAGACAGGCCAAAAAAGAAGGAAAACTTGTTTGTTGGTCTGCATCGGTTGCTCCTTCGGAGTTTTGTGTGGCTATGGATGTGGCGATGATCTATCCTGAAACACATGCTGCGGGGATTGGGGCAAGAAAAGGTGCCTTAGATGTGCTGGAAGTTGCCGATGAAAAAGGCTATAACCTGGATACTTGCTCCTATGCAAGAGTCAATATGGGTTATATGGAACTTCTGAAACAAGAGGCTTTAACAGGAATAACGCCGGAAAAGCTTGAAAAATCCCCGGCGGCCAGAATACCGCTGCCCGATTTTGTCATAACCTGCAACAACATTTGCAACACCTTGCTTAAGTGGTATGAGAATCTTGCCGTTGAATTAAATATTCCCTGCATCATCATTGATGTTCCCTTTAATCATACCATGCCCATTCCCCAGTATGCTAAGGACTATATTGCGGAACAGTTTAAGGAGGCTATTACTCAGCTTGAGGAAATTTGCGGCAGGAAATTCGACTACGACAAATTTTTGAAAGTACAGGAACAAACCCAGCGTTCTGTGGCCCAGTGGAACAGAATTGCTGCTTTGTCGGGACATAAACCATCTCCTTTAAATGGTTTTGATCTTTTCAACTATATGGCCCTGATCGTTTGTGCCAGAAGCAGAGACTACGCGGAAATTACCTTTAAAAAGTTTGCCGATGAACTTGAAGAAAACCTCAAAAACGGTATCTACGCCTTTAAAGGAAATGAACAAAAGCGTGTAACTTGGGAGGGCATAGCTGTTTGGCCGCATCTGGGCCATACATTTAAAGGCTTAAAGAATCTGGGCAATATCATGACAGGTTCGGCTTATCCCGGTTTGTGGAATCTTACCTACACACCTGGGGATATGAGTTCCATGGCGGAAGCTTATACCAGAATTTATATCAATACTTGTCTCGATAACAAAGTTAAGGTGCTTAGTGACGTCATCAGCGGCGGAAAGTGTGACGGGGTTATTTATCATCAGAACAGAAGCTGTAAGCTCATGAGTCTTCTCAATGTCGAAACGGCTGATATACTCCAAAAACAAAATCATTTACCCTATGTCAGCTTTGATGGGGACCAAACGGATCCTCGTAACTTTGCTCCTGCCCAGTTTGATACACGTATCCAGGCCTTAGATGAAATGATGAAGCAGAATAAGGAGGGAGTTTCCAATGAGTAG
- a CDS encoding acyl-CoA dehydratase activase: MFTMGIDIGSSSSKVVILEDGVNIIAGEVIQIGTGSTGPKRVLDEALAKAGLTLQDMAKIIATGYGRSSVEEAHKQISEISCQAKGVFFLVPSAKLIIDIGGQDVKAIKLDSKGCVKQFFMNDKCAAGTGRFLDVMSRVLEVNLDEMAEYDARATEPATVSSTCTVFAESEVISQLANGVAKENIIAGVHQSVASKACGLAYRCGVEEDIVMCGGVAKDLGVVRAISKELKKPVIVAPNPQITAALGAAIFAFEEVMETVMVAFEEVRGANK, from the coding sequence ATGTTTACAATGGGGATTGATATTGGGTCCTCATCCTCAAAGGTTGTAATCCTTGAAGATGGAGTTAATATTATCGCCGGAGAAGTTATTCAGATTGGAACAGGTTCTACGGGACCTAAACGTGTACTGGATGAAGCTCTTGCCAAAGCAGGTCTTACATTGCAAGACATGGCTAAAATTATTGCTACAGGCTATGGAAGATCGTCTGTGGAAGAAGCACACAAACAAATCAGCGAAATCAGTTGTCAGGCTAAGGGAGTTTTCTTTTTAGTTCCTTCAGCAAAATTAATTATTGATATTGGCGGTCAGGATGTTAAGGCCATTAAACTTGACAGTAAAGGCTGTGTTAAGCAGTTTTTTATGAATGATAAATGTGCCGCCGGAACAGGACGTTTTCTCGATGTTATGTCGCGGGTACTGGAAGTTAATCTTGATGAAATGGCGGAATACGATGCCCGGGCAACAGAACCTGCCACGGTCAGCAGCACTTGCACAGTTTTTGCAGAATCTGAGGTAATATCTCAGCTTGCCAACGGAGTTGCTAAAGAGAACATTATTGCAGGGGTTCACCAGTCAGTTGCTAGCAAAGCCTGTGGACTTGCCTATCGATGTGGGGTGGAAGAGGACATCGTGATGTGCGGAGGCGTTGCTAAGGACTTAGGGGTTGTCAGAGCAATCAGCAAAGAACTGAAAAAACCGGTCATTGTAGCTCCTAATCCACAAATTACAGCTGCACTTGGAGCTGCTATATTTGCCTTCGAAGAAGTTATGGAAACTGTTATGGTTGCCTTCGAAGAAGTTAGGGGAGCTAATAAATAA
- a CDS encoding acyl CoA:acetate/3-ketoacid CoA transferase, with the protein MKKVIVLTAEEAVDLVKDGDTLCTSGFVGNSLPEALFKAIEKKFLGTGYPQNITLFYPASQGSRNGTGGDHFAHEGLVKRVIAGHLNTAPKLGELCLANKCEGYNLPQGALEYVIRDAAGHRPGTITHVGLGTFVDPRNGGGKINARTTEDLVEVIKIGNEEKLFYKAFPIDIAFLRGTYADEYGNVTLEKEVATIEVTSIAQAVINNGGKVIVQVEKVVKGGTLDPRLVQIPGIYVHAVVEVADMKDHEQSVGHEYNPALCGEARAPEGGVETTPLSIKKVIGRRAAMELVENTVVNLGVGTPEYVAQVASEEGIASYMTLTVESGAIGGSPQGGARFGATLNPDAIIDQNSQFDFYDGGGLDMAFLGLAECDKQGNINVSKFGPKIPGCGGFINITQNAKKVFFCGTFTAGGLKERIEDGKLIVEQEGRQRKFIKEVEQVTFSGNYAVKTKQPVLYITERAVFELKEDGLNLIEVAPGIDIQTQIIDLMDFAPKIDSGLKLMDARLFSEELMNLKK; encoded by the coding sequence ATGAAGAAGGTTATCGTTCTGACAGCAGAAGAGGCTGTAGATTTAGTTAAAGATGGGGACACTCTTTGTACAAGTGGATTTGTTGGAAATAGTCTTCCGGAAGCACTTTTTAAGGCTATAGAAAAGAAATTTTTAGGGACCGGCTATCCTCAAAATATAACGTTGTTTTATCCGGCATCACAAGGCAGCAGGAACGGCACAGGCGGTGATCATTTTGCTCACGAAGGTTTGGTTAAAAGAGTCATAGCAGGTCATTTAAATACTGCTCCGAAGTTAGGCGAACTGTGTCTGGCTAATAAGTGTGAAGGTTATAACTTACCACAAGGTGCTTTGGAATATGTTATCAGAGATGCTGCGGGTCATAGGCCCGGCACAATTACCCATGTTGGGTTAGGTACGTTTGTTGATCCGAGAAATGGCGGAGGTAAAATAAACGCCAGGACGACAGAAGATTTAGTAGAAGTTATAAAAATTGGCAATGAAGAAAAGCTTTTCTACAAAGCATTTCCTATAGATATCGCTTTCCTGAGAGGTACTTATGCGGATGAGTATGGCAATGTAACCCTGGAAAAAGAAGTAGCTACTATTGAGGTTACATCTATAGCACAGGCAGTTATCAATAATGGCGGAAAAGTCATTGTTCAGGTGGAAAAGGTTGTAAAAGGCGGTACTTTAGACCCCAGACTGGTTCAAATACCTGGCATTTATGTTCATGCTGTTGTAGAAGTAGCTGATATGAAAGATCACGAACAAAGCGTTGGACATGAATATAACCCGGCACTTTGCGGGGAAGCAAGAGCACCTGAAGGTGGCGTTGAAACGACCCCATTAAGTATTAAAAAGGTTATTGGCAGAAGAGCAGCTATGGAATTGGTAGAGAATACCGTTGTTAATTTAGGTGTAGGAACACCTGAGTATGTTGCTCAAGTTGCCAGTGAAGAAGGAATAGCAAGTTATATGACCTTAACAGTTGAATCAGGGGCAATAGGAGGCAGTCCTCAAGGCGGAGCCAGATTTGGTGCTACTTTAAATCCTGACGCTATTATTGATCAAAATAGTCAGTTTGATTTTTATGATGGCGGCGGTCTGGACATGGCATTTTTAGGCTTAGCTGAATGTGATAAACAGGGCAACATTAATGTCAGCAAATTTGGCCCCAAAATACCAGGTTGCGGTGGTTTCATCAATATCACCCAAAATGCCAAAAAAGTATTCTTCTGCGGCACATTTACAGCCGGGGGCTTAAAAGAAAGAATTGAAGATGGCAAGCTAATAGTCGAGCAAGAAGGCAGGCAAAGGAAATTTATTAAAGAAGTTGAACAAGTTACATTTAGTGGAAATTATGCCGTTAAAACGAAACAACCGGTTTTATATATTACAGAAAGAGCTGTATTTGAATTAAAAGAAGATGGACTTAACTTAATAGAAGTTGCTCCTGGAATTGATATCCAAACCCAAATTATCGATTTAATGGATTTTGCCCCTAAGATTGACAGCGGACTTAAGCTCATGGACGCAAGACTTTTTAGTGAAGAACTAATGAACTTGAAAAAATAA